In a single window of the Limisphaerales bacterium genome:
- a CDS encoding sulfatase-like hydrolase/transferase has product MQRLLSILLLTSYCALAVGEYRPPNIIVVLADDLGYGDLGCYGNKIVKTPHLDRFARQGMRFTDCYSAHPNCSPSRTGLMTGRTPTRVGVHNWIPMLSPMHVPASEITIASILQQGGYDTAHVGKWHLNGRFNLTGQPQPNDHGFNHWFSTQNNALPNHRNPWNFVRNGTPVGPLKGYAAGIVTDEAIHWLRAWRDKSKPFFLFVCYHEPHEPIASDPHFAKDYPSDDPSHTAYWANVAQLDASFGRLMTALDQQKLSDNTFVFFTSDNGPARTGFHPHGETAGLRDKKGSVYEGGIRVPGLVRWPGKVKAGAVESTPISGVDLLPTLCSFTGLKPPRDRHLDGANFRGLFRGETVQRTQPLYWHFYGARGDHQVALRDGDWKLIAAMDAPPIKHRAGITLEDQKTIKTAPLGKMELYNLKTDRAETTDLAKTEAGRFNRLSAQMKTIYAGVQKDTPEWPAWEFARYESQRIQWPPYRGAKKVPARKPLIPGDFRKNPLLNRP; this is encoded by the coding sequence ATGCAACGTCTGCTTTCGATTCTCCTGCTCACTTCCTATTGTGCGCTCGCCGTGGGGGAGTATCGCCCGCCCAACATTATCGTCGTGCTGGCTGATGATCTCGGCTATGGCGACCTGGGTTGTTACGGAAACAAAATCGTGAAGACGCCACATCTCGACCGCTTCGCGCGTCAGGGCATGCGCTTTACCGATTGTTACTCGGCGCACCCGAACTGTTCCCCCTCGCGCACGGGCCTGATGACCGGCCGCACGCCGACGCGAGTGGGCGTGCACAACTGGATTCCGATGCTCTCGCCAATGCACGTGCCGGCCAGCGAGATCACGATCGCGAGCATTCTGCAACAGGGCGGCTACGACACCGCGCACGTCGGCAAGTGGCATCTCAACGGCCGCTTCAATCTCACCGGCCAGCCGCAGCCCAATGACCACGGCTTTAACCACTGGTTCTCCACGCAAAACAACGCGCTGCCGAATCATCGCAACCCGTGGAACTTTGTCCGCAACGGCACCCCTGTCGGCCCGTTGAAAGGCTACGCCGCCGGCATTGTCACCGATGAGGCCATTCACTGGCTGCGTGCGTGGCGCGATAAATCAAAGCCCTTTTTTCTGTTCGTCTGCTACCACGAGCCGCACGAGCCCATCGCCAGCGATCCGCATTTCGCCAAGGATTATCCCAGCGACGATCCCAGCCACACCGCCTATTGGGCCAACGTCGCGCAACTGGACGCCAGCTTCGGCCGGCTGATGACCGCGCTGGATCAACAGAAGTTGAGCGACAATACCTTCGTGTTTTTCACCAGCGACAACGGCCCCGCGCGCACCGGCTTTCATCCGCATGGCGAGACCGCCGGGTTGCGCGACAAAAAGGGCAGCGTGTACGAAGGCGGCATTCGTGTGCCCGGCCTCGTGCGCTGGCCCGGCAAGGTGAAAGCCGGCGCCGTGGAATCCACCCCCATCAGCGGGGTGGATTTGCTGCCCACCCTTTGCAGCTTCACCGGCCTCAAGCCGCCCAGAGATCGGCACCTTGATGGTGCCAATTTTCGCGGCCTGTTTCGTGGTGAAACGGTCCAGCGCACCCAGCCGTTGTATTGGCATTTTTATGGCGCGCGCGGCGATCATCAAGTAGCCCTGCGCGACGGCGATTGGAAACTCATCGCCGCCATGGACGCCCCGCCCATCAAGCACCGCGCCGGTATTACCCTCGAGGATCAAAAAACCATCAAGACCGCTCCGCTTGGAAAGATGGAATTGTACAACCTCAAAACCGACCGGGCCGAGACCACCGACCTCGCCAAGACCGAGGCCGGCCGCTTCAATCGTTTGTCCGCCCAAATGAAAACGATTTACGCCGGTGTGCAGAAGGACACCCCCGAATGGCCCGCGTGGGAATTTGCCCGCTACGAAAGCCAGCGCATCCAGTGGCCTCCCTACCGCGGCGCGAAAAAAGTGCCCGCGCGCAAGCCCTTGATCCCCGGTGATTTCCGGAAGAACCCGTTACTAAACCGCCCTTAA
- a CDS encoding DUF3817 domain-containing protein has protein sequence MKQKIIQRLRVLGTIEGISFLVLMGIAMPLKYGFGHAHAIFWPGLIHGVLFLLYCAALAHAKMMLSKPLGWAVKLFIAALLPFGPFVMDGNLKREMDDEASGE, from the coding sequence GTGAAACAAAAGATCATCCAGCGGTTGCGCGTGCTCGGTACCATTGAGGGCATTTCATTCCTCGTGCTCATGGGCATCGCCATGCCGCTCAAGTATGGTTTCGGCCACGCGCACGCCATCTTTTGGCCGGGCTTGATTCACGGCGTTTTGTTTCTCCTTTACTGCGCAGCACTGGCTCATGCCAAAATGATGCTCAGTAAGCCGCTGGGTTGGGCGGTGAAATTATTCATCGCCGCTTTGCTCCCCTTCGGGCCGTTTGTAATGGATGGGAACTTAAAGCGCGAAATGGACGATGAGGCGTCCGGCGAATAA
- a CDS encoding MFS transporter, which yields MFAATLGAIFSIPGQTMGFSVFTDLLMEELGLSRVELSLAYCIGTVGSGLTLPWLGNVLDRVGERKMAVASVIAIGLILFYLSQTGPLSRGLGKILPASIASFLVIGLGFYMIRAAAQGVLSMTCRNAIGKWFDFQRGLALAISGILVSFTYSLAPRGLDWLIQRHGHDGAWMLMGAATLAVMAPIAWLLFRDRPEDDGLKMDNGKVAAKPHHNPDMQIHREFTRDEAVRDYSFWVFNFTFSFYGLFATAFTFHILSLGQEFQFDRERILSLFVPIAAVSVSTNLIFGAINTRLRIKTLLIIMNLGCLSAVLGMLFLNQPGGVPAYVIGNGIASGGFISLTGIVFPRFYGRKHLGAISGVNMSSMVIGSGLGPLLFGACHHFTGSYRLILIASIFIPTALALLSLRADNPQRHLNDTA from the coding sequence ATGTTCGCGGCAACACTTGGTGCCATTTTCAGTATCCCGGGCCAGACGATGGGCTTCAGTGTGTTCACGGATTTGCTGATGGAAGAGCTGGGGCTGTCACGCGTGGAACTCAGCTTGGCTTATTGCATCGGCACTGTGGGGAGCGGGCTCACGCTGCCGTGGTTGGGGAATGTACTCGATCGGGTGGGCGAACGCAAAATGGCGGTGGCCTCGGTGATCGCGATTGGGTTGATTTTATTTTACCTGTCTCAAACCGGCCCGCTGAGTCGCGGGCTCGGGAAAATTTTACCGGCAAGTATCGCTTCGTTTCTCGTGATCGGGCTTGGCTTTTATATGATCCGCGCCGCCGCGCAGGGCGTGCTGTCCATGACTTGCCGCAATGCCATTGGTAAGTGGTTTGATTTTCAACGCGGGCTGGCGCTGGCCATCAGCGGTATTCTCGTTTCGTTCACTTACTCGCTTGCCCCGCGCGGATTAGATTGGCTCATTCAACGGCACGGTCACGATGGCGCCTGGATGCTGATGGGTGCGGCGACGTTGGCGGTGATGGCGCCGATCGCCTGGTTGCTCTTTCGTGACCGACCGGAAGATGACGGTTTGAAAATGGACAACGGTAAAGTTGCCGCCAAGCCTCACCACAATCCGGACATGCAAATCCACCGCGAATTCACGCGGGACGAAGCCGTGCGTGATTATTCGTTTTGGGTATTCAACTTCACGTTTTCATTTTACGGATTGTTCGCCACCGCGTTCACGTTTCACATCCTCTCGTTGGGGCAGGAATTCCAATTTGACCGCGAACGTATTTTGTCGCTGTTCGTGCCCATCGCAGCCGTCAGCGTTTCCACCAACCTCATTTTCGGCGCGATCAACACTCGACTACGCATTAAAACATTGCTGATCATTATGAATCTCGGTTGCCTCTCAGCCGTGCTGGGCATGTTGTTTCTCAACCAACCCGGCGGCGTGCCCGCGTATGTGATCGGCAATGGCATCGCCAGCGGCGGCTTTATCAGCCTCACCGGCATCGTTTTCCCACGCTTTTATGGCCGCAAACATTTGGGCGCGATCAGCGGCGTGAACATGTCCAGCATGGTCATCGGCAGCGGACTCGGACCGCTTCTGTTTGGTGCCTGCCACCATTTCACGGGCAGTTATCGGTTGATTCTTATCGCAAGTATCTTTATCCCAACGGCGCTGGCGCTGTTAAGCCTGCGCGCCGACAATCCACAACGACATTTGAACGATACCGCATGA
- the rapA gene encoding RNA polymerase-associated protein RapA: MNRFREGQRWVSEPEPELGLGTVMQSGEGRVQVVFPATGEVRVYTVENAPLRRVSFRAGESIEDHEGNQRVIEGVREADDVLTYFGNGWEMAEVQLNDLISVHGPMERLRGGHTDATSVFALRRRALEMMHRFRKAPERGFLGGRIDLIPHQLFIAQEVGERLAPRVLLSDEVGLGKTIEAGLILHRQLVTGRASRVLILVPESLVHQWFVEMLRKFNVWVHIFDEARCASIAKTQPEANPFLDDQVILCSIDFLAAYPERAAQAKEAGWDLLVVDEAHHLEWSEENASNEYQLVEAIGQQAEGLLLLTATPEQLGQESHFARLRLLDPDRYSDFAAYQAEAEHFTDIAPIANALHAGEPLTDAQKQSLDAMPDLDSTMDADALLTALLDRHGPGRVIFRNARAAMSGFPGRVAHLAPLVPDRDAVDWMAHAAREFASDTDAGEPIEKYNLNYDPRIAWLGRLLHELGEDKVLLICRSREKALAIEKAVSRQVPVKTAVFHEGLNLVQRDRNAAWFAEEDGARLLICSEIGSEGRNFQFVHHLVLFDLPLNPELLEQRIGRLDRIGQTQTIHIHTPYLEGSPQEVLARWYHEGLEAFESNLHGANQLLQQFGDKVLALAADFSDSKKLDSLITQTAAEHRTLAEQLERGRDRLLELNSHRPHSANALVDAIRATDTDETLEGFMMRIFDHFGVHVEDLGNRTYLLDGRGVTTDSFPELPKEGLVGTFARSHALGREDVSLLSSDHPMVSGAVDLLLSSEQGNCSFGVWIDEEDKTLLLETIFVLEVLAPARLHADRFLPPTPVRILVNHKNESLDLELPVLAKGTPYKLLDHPTLGRKTIPAMIDAAEKFAEAEAQTITAVATAAMTQQLQSELDRLTHLRAVNDHVRPEEIALTRIQLAELTTALSQSRVRLDAVRLIWKGDPKAIRG; the protein is encoded by the coding sequence ATGAACCGCTTTCGCGAAGGACAACGTTGGGTCAGTGAGCCCGAACCGGAACTGGGGCTGGGCACGGTGATGCAGTCGGGCGAGGGCCGCGTGCAAGTGGTGTTTCCCGCCACCGGTGAGGTGCGGGTTTATACGGTGGAAAATGCGCCGCTGCGGCGGGTGAGTTTTCGGGCGGGGGAAAGCATTGAAGATCACGAGGGCAATCAACGTGTGATCGAGGGGGTTCGCGAGGCGGACGATGTGCTCACCTATTTTGGTAATGGCTGGGAAATGGCGGAGGTGCAGCTAAACGATCTCATTAGCGTGCACGGACCGATGGAGCGGTTGCGCGGCGGACACACGGATGCGACGAGCGTGTTCGCCCTGCGACGGCGCGCGTTGGAGATGATGCATCGCTTTCGGAAAGCGCCGGAGCGCGGGTTTCTTGGCGGGCGCATTGATTTAATCCCGCATCAACTTTTCATCGCGCAGGAGGTGGGCGAGCGCCTTGCACCGCGCGTGTTGCTTTCCGATGAGGTTGGGCTGGGCAAGACGATTGAGGCGGGCTTGATTTTGCATCGGCAACTCGTCACCGGCCGCGCATCGCGCGTGCTCATTTTGGTGCCGGAATCGCTAGTGCATCAGTGGTTTGTGGAGATGCTGCGCAAGTTCAATGTGTGGGTTCACATTTTTGATGAAGCCCGCTGCGCGTCCATCGCGAAAACGCAGCCGGAGGCTAATCCATTTCTCGATGATCAAGTGATTCTTTGCAGCATCGATTTTCTGGCGGCCTATCCCGAACGCGCCGCGCAGGCAAAAGAAGCCGGTTGGGATTTGTTGGTGGTCGATGAAGCGCATCACCTCGAATGGAGCGAAGAAAATGCGAGCAACGAATATCAACTCGTCGAAGCCATCGGCCAACAAGCCGAAGGCCTGCTGCTGCTCACGGCCACGCCGGAACAGCTGGGGCAGGAAAGTCATTTCGCGCGGCTGCGTTTGCTGGATCCCGATCGCTATTCGGATTTCGCCGCGTACCAAGCCGAGGCGGAACACTTCACCGACATCGCCCCCATCGCCAATGCGCTGCACGCGGGCGAGCCGTTGACGGATGCCCAAAAGCAATCGCTCGATGCAATGCCGGACTTGGATTCAACGATGGATGCGGATGCATTGTTAACAGCACTGCTCGACCGGCACGGGCCGGGCCGCGTGATTTTCCGCAATGCACGCGCGGCGATGAGCGGCTTTCCCGGCCGCGTGGCGCATCTCGCGCCGTTGGTGCCCGACCGTGATGCGGTGGATTGGATGGCACACGCGGCGCGTGAATTCGCCAGCGACACGGACGCCGGCGAGCCCATCGAAAAATACAATCTCAATTACGATCCGCGCATCGCGTGGCTCGGGCGGTTGCTTCACGAATTGGGCGAAGACAAAGTGCTGCTCATTTGCCGCTCTCGCGAAAAGGCGCTCGCCATCGAAAAAGCCGTGAGCCGCCAGGTGCCGGTGAAGACGGCGGTGTTTCACGAAGGCCTAAACCTGGTGCAACGCGACCGCAACGCGGCGTGGTTTGCCGAAGAAGACGGCGCGCGGCTGCTGATTTGCTCGGAGATCGGCAGCGAAGGTCGCAATTTTCAATTTGTCCATCACCTCGTGCTGTTTGATTTACCACTGAATCCGGAACTGCTCGAGCAACGCATCGGCCGGCTCGATCGCATCGGCCAAACACAGACCATCCACATCCACACGCCGTACCTTGAAGGCAGTCCGCAGGAAGTGCTCGCGCGTTGGTATCACGAGGGGCTCGAGGCGTTCGAAAGCAACCTGCACGGCGCAAATCAATTGCTGCAACAATTCGGTGACAAAGTGCTGGCGTTGGCGGCGGATTTTTCCGACTCAAAAAAACTCGATTCACTCATCACCCAAACCGCTGCCGAACATCGCACGCTCGCCGAACAACTCGAACGCGGGCGCGATCGGTTGTTGGAATTAAATTCCCATCGACCGCATTCGGCCAATGCCCTCGTCGATGCCATCCGCGCAACCGACACCGACGAAACACTCGAAGGATTTATGATGCGCATCTTCGATCACTTCGGCGTGCACGTTGAAGATCTCGGCAACCGTACGTACTTACTCGATGGCCGCGGCGTGACGACCGACAGCTTTCCGGAGCTGCCCAAGGAAGGCCTCGTGGGCACCTTCGCCCGCAGCCACGCACTGGGGCGGGAAGATGTGAGTTTGCTTTCCAGCGATCACCCGATGGTTTCTGGCGCGGTGGATTTGCTGCTCAGCAGCGAGCAGGGCAACTGCAGCTTTGGCGTGTGGATCGATGAGGAGGACAAAACTCTCCTGCTCGAAACCATCTTCGTTCTCGAAGTGCTCGCGCCCGCGCGGCTGCACGCCGATCGTTTCCTGCCGCCCACGCCCGTTCGAATTTTGGTGAACCACAAAAACGAATCGCTCGATCTTGAGTTGCCCGTGCTGGCAAAAGGCACGCCGTACAAGCTGTTGGATCACCCCACCCTTGGCCGCAAAACCATCCCCGCGATGATTGATGCCGCAGAGAAATTCGCCGAAGCTGAAGCCCAAACCATCACCGCCGTGGCCACCGCCGCGATGACTCAGCAGTTGCAATCCGAGCTCGACCGCCTCACCCACCTACGCGCAGTGAACGACCATGTGCGCCCCGAGGAAATTGCCCTCACCCGTATCCAACTCGCCGAGCTCACCACCGCGCTCTCCCAATCCCGCGTGCGCCTCGATGCCGTTCGGCTAATTTGGAAAGGCGACCCCAAGGCCATTCGGGGCTAA
- a CDS encoding transporter, with protein MLHQKLIHPDINGIIGAAGHHSKILIADGNYPASSTLGPNAELVSLNLMPGVVTCAQVMEALLSAVPIEAANTMGIPEDDPYAKFGPPPVWAEYEQLIDEAGLDMKFEPIPKWDFYEAVRGPDLVLTIQTADQALWANLLLTVGVRTPDQ; from the coding sequence TTGCTCCACCAAAAACTCATTCATCCGGACATCAACGGCATCATCGGCGCGGCCGGTCATCACTCCAAGATTCTCATTGCCGACGGCAATTACCCGGCCTCCTCCACGTTAGGGCCGAATGCCGAACTTGTTTCGCTCAACCTCATGCCCGGCGTGGTGACCTGCGCCCAGGTAATGGAAGCCCTGCTCAGTGCCGTACCGATCGAGGCGGCCAATACGATGGGCATTCCCGAGGACGATCCCTACGCGAAGTTCGGACCGCCACCGGTCTGGGCCGAGTACGAGCAACTCATCGACGAAGCCGGTTTGGACATGAAATTTGAGCCGATCCCGAAATGGGATTTTTATGAAGCCGTGCGCGGCCCTGATCTGGTGCTCACCATCCAAACCGCCGATCAGGCGCTGTGGGCCAACCTCCTCCTCACCGTCGGCGTGCGCACGCCCGATCAGTAA